In Propionicimonas paludicola, a single window of DNA contains:
- a CDS encoding TetR/AcrR family transcriptional regulator — protein MTDEVGLRTRKKLRTREAISNAALGLFIERGYENVTLSEIARAAEVSVATVFSYFPDGKDALVFEQDEDRPAAIAEAIQTRGDGASVMDAVEAFILSRGPFRKGNAATPVQRLIAETAPLRAYAQKRWAACEPVLRSALAEESRRPEDVNVRALARYVLEIPEIAAQDADPRATVGQLFTRLRAGWGIA, from the coding sequence GTGACCGACGAGGTGGGCCTGCGCACGCGCAAGAAGCTCCGTACCCGTGAGGCGATCAGCAACGCCGCATTGGGGTTGTTCATCGAGCGGGGCTACGAGAACGTCACTCTTTCCGAGATCGCCAGAGCGGCCGAGGTGTCGGTTGCCACCGTTTTCAGCTACTTCCCCGACGGCAAGGACGCACTCGTCTTCGAGCAGGACGAAGACCGGCCGGCCGCCATCGCCGAGGCGATTCAGACCCGTGGGGACGGCGCGAGTGTGATGGACGCGGTCGAGGCGTTCATCCTGAGTCGTGGCCCTTTCCGGAAGGGAAACGCCGCCACCCCGGTCCAGCGACTGATTGCCGAGACCGCGCCGCTGCGGGCCTACGCCCAGAAGCGGTGGGCAGCCTGCGAGCCCGTCCTGAGGTCGGCACTGGCTGAGGAGTCCCGCCGTCCCGAGGACGTGAATGTCCGAGCGCTCGCCCGATACGTTCTCGAGATCCCGGAGATCGCGGCCCAGGATGCCGATCCGCGAGCGACCGTCGGCCAGCTCTTCACTCGCCTCCGCGCAGGATGGGGCATCGCTTAG